The following are encoded together in the Thermus filiformis genome:
- a CDS encoding b(o/a)3-type cytochrome-c oxidase subunit 1, protein MAVRNLSMSQVYAAHPEKKLTLYFLVLGFVAVIVGSLFGPFQALNYENVDAYPLLKRLLPFVQSYYQGLTLHGVLNAIVFTQLFAQAIMVYLPARELGLKPNMTLGWVSWWMAFLGLLLAALPLLSNDATVLYTFYPPLKGHWAFYLGASVFVLSTWVSIYLVLDMWRRWKAQNPGKTTPLVTYMAVVFWLMWFIASIGLVLESVLFLLPWSFGLIQGVDPLVARTLFWWTGHPIVYFWLLPAYAILYAILPRQAGGKLVSDPMARLAFLLFLLLSTPVGFHHQFADPGIDPLWKMIHSVLTMFVAVPSLMTAFTLAASLELAARMRGGKGLLGWIRTLPWDNPAFVAPVLGLLGFIPGGAGGMVNASFTLDYVVHNTAWIPGHFHLQVAGLVTLTAMGSLYWLLPNLTGKPISDGQRRLGLAVVWLWFIGMMIMALGLHWAGLLGVPRRSYIAQVPDAYPQAAVPMVFNVLGGIVLLVALLLFIYGLLSVLLQSRREVALAEAEVPFAEVISGPEDRRSVAAMDRIGFWFAVAVILVLLAYGPTLVQLFSNLNPVPGMRVW, encoded by the coding sequence ATGGCGGTGCGGAACCTTTCCATGAGCCAGGTCTACGCGGCCCACCCGGAGAAGAAGCTCACCCTGTACTTCCTGGTGCTGGGCTTCGTGGCGGTCATCGTGGGGAGCCTCTTCGGTCCCTTCCAGGCGCTGAACTACGAGAACGTGGACGCCTACCCCCTCCTCAAGCGCCTCCTGCCCTTCGTCCAGTCCTACTACCAGGGGCTCACCCTCCACGGGGTCCTGAACGCCATCGTCTTCACCCAGCTCTTCGCCCAGGCCATCATGGTCTACCTCCCCGCCCGGGAGCTGGGGCTTAAGCCCAACATGACCCTGGGCTGGGTCTCCTGGTGGATGGCCTTCCTGGGCCTCCTCCTGGCCGCCCTGCCCCTCCTTTCCAACGACGCCACCGTCCTCTACACCTTCTACCCGCCCCTCAAGGGGCACTGGGCCTTCTACCTGGGGGCGAGCGTCTTCGTCCTCTCCACCTGGGTGAGCATCTACCTGGTCCTGGACATGTGGCGGCGGTGGAAGGCCCAGAACCCGGGGAAGACCACGCCTTTGGTCACCTACATGGCGGTGGTCTTCTGGCTGATGTGGTTCATCGCCTCCATCGGTCTGGTCCTCGAGTCCGTCCTCTTCCTCCTGCCCTGGTCCTTCGGACTGATCCAGGGGGTGGACCCCCTGGTGGCCCGGACCCTCTTCTGGTGGACCGGCCACCCCATCGTCTACTTCTGGCTCCTGCCCGCTTACGCCATCCTCTACGCCATCCTGCCCCGCCAGGCCGGGGGGAAGCTGGTCTCCGACCCCATGGCCCGGCTGGCCTTCCTCCTCTTCCTCCTCCTCTCCACCCCGGTGGGCTTCCACCACCAGTTCGCCGACCCGGGGATTGACCCCCTTTGGAAGATGATCCACTCCGTCCTCACCATGTTCGTGGCGGTGCCGAGCCTCATGACCGCCTTTACCCTGGCCGCGAGCCTAGAGCTTGCGGCCAGGATGCGGGGCGGAAAGGGGCTTCTCGGCTGGATCCGGACCCTCCCCTGGGACAACCCCGCCTTCGTGGCCCCCGTCCTGGGCCTTTTGGGCTTCATCCCCGGTGGGGCGGGGGGCATGGTGAACGCCAGCTTCACCCTGGACTACGTGGTGCACAACACCGCCTGGATCCCCGGCCACTTCCACCTCCAGGTGGCGGGCTTGGTGACCCTCACCGCCATGGGCTCCCTCTACTGGCTCCTCCCCAACCTCACGGGCAAGCCCATCTCCGACGGCCAGAGGAGGCTCGGTCTGGCGGTGGTCTGGCTCTGGTTCATCGGGATGATGATCATGGCGCTGGGCCTGCACTGGGCAGGGCTTCTCGGCGTGCCCCGTCGGTCTTACATCGCCCAGGTGCCGGACGCCTACCCCCAGGCGGCGGTGCCCATGGTCTTTAACGTCCTGGGCGGCATCGTCCTCCTGGTGGCCCTCCTGCTCTTCATCTACGGCCTCCTGAGCGTCCTCCTCCAGTCCCGGCGGGAGGTGGCCCTGGCCGAGGCGGAGGTCCCCTTCGCCGAGGTCATCTCCGGCCCCGAGGACCGGCGGAGCGTGGCCGCCATGGACCGGATCGGCTTCTGGTTCGCGGTGGCGGTGATCCTGGTCCTTCTGGCCTACGGCCCCACCCTGGTCCAGCTCTTCAGCAACCTCAACCCGGTCCCCGGGATGCGGGTCTGGTGA
- a CDS encoding cupredoxin domain-containing protein: MDEHRVHKVVLAYERGWLAFSLAMLFVFIALIAYTLVTHTAGVIPAGALERVDPAKVRVEGPFAQPGVIQTGPNQYTAYVQAFTFGYLPNPIEVPKGAEITFKITSPDVIHGFQVEGTNINVEVLPGEVSTVKYTFKKAGEYRIICNQYCGIGHQNMFGKIVVKE; encoded by the coding sequence ATGGACGAGCACAGGGTGCACAAGGTGGTCCTGGCCTACGAGCGCGGCTGGCTGGCCTTCTCCTTGGCCATGCTCTTCGTCTTCATCGCCCTCATCGCCTACACCCTGGTGACCCACACCGCGGGGGTGATCCCCGCCGGGGCGCTGGAGCGCGTGGACCCGGCCAAGGTGCGGGTGGAGGGGCCCTTCGCCCAGCCGGGGGTCATCCAGACCGGGCCCAACCAGTACACGGCCTACGTCCAGGCCTTCACCTTCGGCTACCTCCCCAACCCCATTGAGGTGCCCAAGGGGGCGGAGATCACCTTCAAGATCACCAGCCCCGACGTGATCCACGGCTTCCAGGTAGAGGGCACGAACATCAACGTGGAGGTGCTCCCCGGGGAGGTCTCCACGGTGAAGTACACCTTCAAGAAGGCGGGCGAGTACCGGATCATCTGCAACCAGTACTGCGGCATCGGCCACCAGAACATGTTCGGCAAGATCGTGGTGAAGGAGTGA
- a CDS encoding cytochrome c oxidase subunit 2A: MEEKPIGALGVVAVLVLVILAFWFGVYAAFFARG, translated from the coding sequence ATGGAAGAAAAACCCATCGGCGCCTTAGGAGTAGTCGCGGTCCTGGTCCTGGTCATCCTGGCCTTCTGGTTCGGCGTGTACGCCGCCTTTTTCGCGAGGGGGTAG
- the mglA gene encoding GTPase MglA has protein sequence MSTINFANREINFKIVYYGPGLSGKTTNLKWVYGRIPEGRKGEMVSLATEDERTLFFDFLPLDLGEVKGFKTRFHLYTVPGQVFYNASRKLILRGVDGIVFVADSAPNRLRANAESMRNMRENLAEYGLGLDDVPLVIQVNKRDLPDALPVEMVRAVVDPEGKYPVFEAVATEGKGVMETLKEISRMVLGRVGSEA, from the coding sequence ATGAGCACCATCAACTTCGCCAACCGCGAGATCAACTTCAAGATCGTCTACTACGGCCCCGGCCTCTCCGGGAAGACCACCAACCTCAAGTGGGTCTACGGCCGCATCCCCGAGGGGCGCAAAGGGGAGATGGTCTCCCTGGCCACGGAGGACGAAAGGACCCTCTTCTTTGACTTCCTTCCCCTGGACCTGGGCGAGGTCAAGGGGTTTAAGACCCGGTTCCACCTCTACACCGTCCCGGGCCAGGTCTTCTACAACGCGAGCCGCAAGCTCATCCTCCGAGGGGTGGACGGGATCGTCTTCGTGGCCGACTCCGCCCCCAACCGCCTGCGGGCCAACGCGGAGAGCATGCGCAACATGCGGGAGAACCTGGCCGAGTACGGGCTGGGCCTGGACGACGTGCCCCTGGTCATCCAGGTGAACAAGCGGGACCTGCCGGACGCCCTGCCCGTGGAGATGGTCCGGGCGGTGGTGGACCCGGAGGGGAAGTACCCGGTCTTTGAGGCGGTGGCCACGGAGGGCAAGGGGGTGATGGAGACCCTCAAGGAGATCAGCCGCATGGTCCTGGGCCGGGTGGGCTCCGAAGCCTGA
- the mglB gene encoding GTPase-activating protein MglB encodes MVEPALVLYGATYEKALEALDELLRESGARYALLVDKKGFVLAHKEALWAPKPPALDSLATLVAGNAAATQALAKLLGEARFNELLHQGERVGLYVDEVGEHALLVLVFDENAPLGRVKLYGKRAAQALAELTKDALTSPSKLGLDTEYREGASALLDELFGN; translated from the coding sequence ATGGTGGAACCTGCCCTGGTCTTGTACGGCGCCACCTACGAGAAGGCGCTCGAGGCCCTAGACGAGCTTTTGCGGGAGAGCGGGGCCCGCTACGCCCTCCTGGTGGACAAGAAGGGCTTCGTCCTGGCCCACAAGGAGGCCCTCTGGGCCCCCAAGCCCCCCGCCTTGGACTCCTTGGCCACCCTGGTGGCGGGGAACGCCGCCGCCACCCAGGCCCTGGCCAAGCTCCTGGGGGAGGCCCGGTTCAACGAGCTCCTCCACCAGGGGGAGCGCGTGGGCTTGTACGTGGACGAGGTGGGGGAGCATGCCCTCTTGGTCCTGGTCTTTGACGAGAACGCCCCCCTGGGCCGGGTGAAGCTCTACGGCAAGCGGGCCGCCCAGGCCCTGGCCGAGCTGACCAAGGACGCCCTGACGAGCCCTTCCAAGCTGGGCCTGGACACGGAGTACCGGGAGGGGGCAAGCGCCCTTTTGGACGAACTCTTCGGAAACTGA